The proteins below come from a single Mycobacterium parmense genomic window:
- a CDS encoding STAS domain-containing protein — translation MTIANIRARQQDGTFDCGRAQIRAHCRHLATVVTVRGEIGADNAERVSQYIRRFILEDNTVVLDLSEVRRCDAAGAWLLARFDESCLAAGVDWMLVASPAVTEALDAGDRAAFPITHSVRDALHDLADAIVSRRQLVLPLIKKSA, via the coding sequence ATGACAATCGCGAACATCAGAGCGCGGCAGCAGGACGGCACGTTCGATTGCGGGCGCGCCCAGATCCGGGCCCACTGCCGCCACCTCGCCACGGTCGTCACCGTCCGCGGCGAGATCGGCGCCGACAACGCCGAGCGGGTGAGCCAATACATCCGGCGCTTCATCCTCGAGGACAACACGGTGGTCCTCGACCTCAGCGAGGTTCGCCGGTGCGACGCGGCCGGCGCTTGGCTGCTGGCCCGGTTCGACGAGAGCTGCCTGGCCGCGGGTGTGGATTGGATGCTGGTGGCGAGCCCGGCGGTCACCGAGGCGCTGGACGCCGGCGACCGGGCCGCCTTCCCGATCACGCACTCGGTGCGCGACGCGCTGCACGACCTGGCCGACGCGATCGTCAGCCGCCGTCAGCTGGTGCTGCCGCTGATCAAGAAGTCGGCTTAA
- a CDS encoding DUF3093 domain-containing protein, whose product MASVDDSKPLFAESGGSWLWLLAGPAAAASMILIELWSGAGIGLLVPAIFLVMVSAFLGIQVKAARIHTSVELTEDALRQGTETILVREIVKVYPEPENHEASGKDLARWQSARALGELAGVPRGRIGIGLKLTGGRYAQAWARRHRQLRAALTPLVQERVQPPGTAVDDVDSDDDGPAL is encoded by the coding sequence ATGGCGTCGGTGGATGACTCCAAGCCGTTGTTCGCCGAGTCCGGCGGGAGCTGGCTGTGGTTGCTGGCGGGCCCGGCGGCGGCGGCGTCGATGATCCTCATCGAGCTGTGGAGCGGTGCCGGGATAGGGCTGCTGGTTCCGGCGATCTTTCTGGTGATGGTGTCGGCGTTTCTGGGGATCCAGGTCAAGGCGGCCCGAATCCACACCTCGGTCGAGTTGACCGAGGACGCCCTGCGTCAGGGCACCGAGACCATCCTGGTGCGCGAGATCGTCAAGGTGTATCCCGAGCCCGAGAACCATGAGGCCTCCGGCAAGGACCTGGCCAGGTGGCAGTCGGCGCGGGCACTCGGCGAGTTGGCCGGGGTGCCGCGTGGCCGGATCGGCATCGGCCTCAAGCTCACGGGCGGGCGTTATGCCCAGGCCTGGGCGCGCCGGCACCGGCAGCTGCGGGCGGCGCTCACCCCGCTGGTCCAGGAGCGGGTGCAACCACCCGGCACCGCGGTCGACGACGTCGACTCCGACGACGACGGGCCTGCGCTGTGA
- the hemB gene encoding porphobilinogen synthase: MSMGAYPRQRPRRLRSTPALRRLVAQTSLEPRHLVLPMFVADGIAEPRPIASMPGVVQHTRESLRGAAHAAVAAGVGGLMLFGVPREQDKDATGSAGTDPDGILNVALRDLAKDLGDATVLMADTCLDEFTDHGHCGVLDSRGRVDNDATLLRYVKLAVAQAESGAHVVSPSGMMDGQVGAIRDGLDAAGYTDVAILAYAAKFASVFYGPFREAVSSSLSGDRRTYQQESGNSREALREVQLDLDEGADIVMVKPAMSYLDVVAAAASISPVPVAAYQVSGEYAMICAAAANGWLDVRAAALESLTSIRRAGAHMVLTYWAADAAGWLS, encoded by the coding sequence GTGAGCATGGGCGCCTATCCGCGCCAGCGTCCGCGCCGGCTCCGCTCCACCCCGGCGCTTCGTCGTCTGGTGGCGCAAACCTCCTTGGAGCCAAGGCATCTGGTGCTGCCGATGTTCGTCGCCGACGGCATCGCCGAGCCGCGGCCCATCGCCTCGATGCCGGGCGTCGTGCAGCACACCCGCGAGTCGTTGCGCGGCGCGGCCCACGCGGCCGTCGCCGCCGGCGTGGGCGGCCTCATGCTGTTCGGGGTGCCGCGCGAACAGGACAAGGACGCGACGGGTTCGGCGGGCACCGACCCCGACGGCATCTTGAACGTGGCCCTGCGCGACCTGGCCAAAGACCTCGGCGACGCGACCGTACTGATGGCCGACACCTGCCTCGACGAGTTCACCGACCACGGCCACTGCGGCGTCCTTGACAGCCGGGGCCGGGTGGACAACGACGCGACGTTGCTGCGTTACGTGAAACTCGCTGTGGCGCAAGCGGAGTCGGGAGCGCACGTGGTCAGCCCCAGCGGAATGATGGACGGTCAGGTAGGCGCCATCCGCGACGGCCTGGACGCCGCCGGCTACACCGACGTGGCGATCCTCGCGTACGCGGCCAAGTTCGCCTCGGTGTTCTACGGCCCCTTCCGCGAGGCGGTGAGCTCGAGCCTGTCCGGGGACCGGCGCACCTACCAGCAGGAATCGGGCAACTCCCGGGAGGCGCTGCGCGAGGTGCAACTCGATCTCGACGAGGGCGCCGACATCGTGATGGTCAAACCCGCGATGAGCTACCTGGACGTGGTGGCCGCGGCGGCCTCGATTTCGCCGGTGCCGGTGGCCGCCTATCAGGTCTCGGGGGAGTACGCGATGATCTGCGCCGCGGCCGCCAACGGCTGGCTCGACGTCCGCGCCGCGGCGCTGGAATCGCTGACGAGCATCCGCCGCGCCGGCGCCCACATGGTGCTGACCTATTGGGCCGCCGATGCGGCGGGTTGGCTTTCATGA